From a region of the Sesamum indicum cultivar Zhongzhi No. 13 linkage group LG3, S_indicum_v1.0, whole genome shotgun sequence genome:
- the LOC105159124 gene encoding uncharacterized protein LOC105159124, translating into MERKQGFFSALKEEVVRGLSPARSRRGRSQSPSGSGLLRRRRGSSVGPPEMFISRSGSLRPGVETLSPLREGPDPNGSDSGDPRGDRWAHWLCRAPAVSIAGPGYSRSDLRLLLGVLGAPLAPVHVSNSDPLPHLSIKDTPIETSSAQYILQQYLAASGGHKLQNSIQNAYAMGKVKMLASDIETATKVIKNKNSSKAAESGGFVLWQMNPDMWYVELALGGSKVHAGCNGKLVWRHTPWLGAHAAKGPVRPLRRALQGLDPRTTANMFVNARCTGEKKINGEDCFILKLCADPHTLKSRSEGPAEIIRHVLFGYFSQKTGLLVHLEDSHLTRIQSNGGDAVYWETTINSFLDDYRPIEGIMIAHSGRSVVTLFRFGETAMSHTKTRMEEAWTIEEVAFNVPGLSIDCFIPPAELRFGSVSETCELPQDDRVKNAVAAAAAAAYRAKVAALGRSHDGNVNNVVVRNL; encoded by the exons ATGGAGCGTAAGCAGGGTTTCTTCTCGGCTCTGAAGGAGGAAGTGGTTCGTGGGCTGTCGCCGGCTCGGTCGAGAAGGGGTCGGAGTCAGTCTCCGTCTGGGTCGGGACTGCTCCGCCGGAGGAGAGGTAGTAGTGTGGGCCCACCAGAAATGTTCATATCGAGATCGGGGAGTTTGAGGCCGGGGGTTGAGACCCTATCGCCTTTGAGGGAGGGTCCGGATCCAAACGGGTCGGATTCCGGGGACCCCAGAGGCGATAGGTGGGCCCACTGGCTTTGTCGGGCTCCTGCTGTTTCGATTGCCGGGCCGGGTTACTCGAGGTCCGATCTGAGGCTGCTTCTGGGTGTACTGGGTGCGCCGCTAGCCCCAGTGCACGTTAGCAACAGCGACCCTTTGCCTCACCTCAGTATTAAGGACACCCCCATT GAGACGTCCTCTGCCCAGTACATATTGCAGCAATATCTTGCGGCGTCTGGAGGGCATAAGCTTCAAAACTCAATTCAGAATGCCTATGCAATGGGAAAGGTGAAAATGTTGGCCTCTGATATCGAGACGGCAACAAAGGtcataaagaacaaaaattccTCAAAAGCAGCTGAATCTGGCGGGTTTGTGCTCTGGCAAATGAATCCCGACATGTGGTATGTGGAGCTTGCACTTGGAGGTAGCAAGGTTCATGCTGGCTGCAACGGGAAGCTCGTGTGGCGCCATACCCCATGGCTTGGTGCACATGCTGCCAAAGGGCCCGTTAGACCTCTTCGTCGTGCCCTCCAG GGTCTGGATCCAAGAACAACAGCAAACATGTTTGTGAATGCTAGGTGCACTGGGGAGAAAAAGATCAATGGAGAAGATTGCTTCATTCTCAAACTTTGTGCTGATCCACATACACTGAAGTCTAGGAGCGAAGGACCTGCAGAGATCATAAGGCATGTTTTGTTTGGCTACTTCAGCCAGAAAACTGGGCTTCTTGTGCATTTGGAGGACTCCCACTTGACCCGAATCCAATCCAATGGGGGCGATGCTGTGTATTGGGAGACGACAATCAATTCATTTCTCGATGATTACAGGCCCATTGAGGGTATCATGATTGCCCATTCTGGCCGATCTGTGGTTACCCTTTTCAGGTTTGGTGAAACGGCAATGAGCCACACGAAGACTAGAATGGAAGAAGCTTGGACAATCGAGGAAGTAGCATTCAATGTTCCAGGTCTATCCATAGACTGTTTCATTCCTCCTGCTGAGCTGAGATTCGGCTCCGTTAGTGAAACTTGTGAGCTTCCTCAGGATGACAGGGTAAAGAATGCAGTGGCAGCAGCTGCAGCTGCTGCTTACAGAGCCAAGGTTGCTGCACTGGGACGATCACATGATGGCAATGTCAACAATGTAGTAGTAAGGAATTTATAA